One stretch of Candidatus Poribacteria bacterium DNA includes these proteins:
- a CDS encoding DUF91 domain-containing protein, with translation MATDYKKIKPIINLRSTREQRGDKTHFVYELAQNADDSKSKRLELHLCEKELLVWNDGCKFREEDVLRISSVGFSDKDLTQIGNFGTGFKAVYNYTDRPEVYSGDERFCLPDPTSISKTFEDFASSPLVEGVDRVPPRIAELVEEGRTVFRLPFKENLRQEDLTLLKDQLRELLKKRPLLFLPHLETIQWHDVCSGQAGTYCRCQYGKIQGADQVELKASMNGEVQKSERFLIFSKKFQPPPDVIDELLQIEYDPERRKRIQETADKLQPIEVAFKLQDGKIIAMDNCVLFAYLSTEKETHLRFFIQARYQTNPARNDIEKTEQNPWNRWLVKETAGFLPEILEQLKASDLLEPAFFNVVPLNEDNVPSEFLPIAEALQKAMQERAFVPTQSGGYAKAESVFHVNSKGVTIPRGIEYRYAKAQNVYYPDDEILRQLIENNWLHSESDWLHPEIQDTEEFRRCFKVMQEAGVKSVDISRILGRLEEQGSDWWKEQPNKWLHFLYTYLKDQGTQLDRIKKLPLIRLENGRHVRASEAFFPPETDEEYEEIAPFLDELPILQSTLLQGEKGHDIKSFLEKLGVRGLDPQEMIGKWILPQYSRCDKPSKEQNRLHVRYIFKVWDKLDKYEHRQLKAELCGTPILRAYNNGQPETYDFVKPYDAYLPEAYTGDTHLETYFSVSDNDVWFVDSGYLDGNSNAKEWIQFLKAIGAMDTPPVVEKKILANDENQQEFTKKLEERGVKRRHCTQEYIKDFYFHGLPEILAKISNHSEVNLSRGIWYLLIKAVKSRSSSESARDAFFQGDYYHFYYSWKQPIPFDARFYRQLKETGWLPDEHGKLHKPSELFAPTDENRRVLGDNMRYLHPDFDVSTQTAQWLAKKLKIALEPKIENVMNSLRTLSNTKVSMEEVEPLYRFLNQQGYRLFTSTTDGGGTEEFKQKPLIFTPNPESRWWRTDEVFWEDKSEVLESDHRCLKAHYPATLKSFFKNTLRVSEQASQRDYAHRIQEIAENPEQAADKKVRERLRRLYKFLTSEWQKDEWKKIIYDDKCWLGKRGKEWGFFTRQELVLKDHPHIGEIFEGEVPFWTFDDDLSSLASTLKIEGCSQAQLKSHPEGDPEEDPDWSERVRNLHPYIYAFLKSPRLSEEPEKEKLAGVLEQVSVCRVKEVKGTYNLKGIPVTDSDPRLSFLDEQEAKLWLGLEAHKDEYAELIGDALQDYFGIKVLGKFVEDLLTPTKKRDRVLSNWKRRGLDTKFLNEDPKDNEEKQIEALDEKRPDVPNSEDVDPAVDESNMRIPTDNEDHYTVAAGVDDSGDHFSNDGSTDATADGYEVETPMDSEEPEIGKVDSNSTLEDSETLVDLPSDMETLTTTRISTTQTTDDGSEHEIPEINENPKIGSGDPNSTTKGSGTGTYNPFRTSRTSRSGGHSLNTSNNRESSGGGHGGSGGGGEGQEHENLKKDLANNPSQLGEGLELIKIEYTFGSGDRVDVLLKDSSENPVTVEVETGFSSGTGRYVGVWQAVKYKHLAAVKYSLPCEQVRSILAAPEIPEDVKKKCEELGIEPIEVSQE, from the coding sequence ATGGCAACAGACTATAAAAAAATAAAACCAATCATAAATCTGCGTAGTACCCGTGAGCAACGTGGCGACAAAACGCACTTCGTCTATGAACTCGCTCAAAATGCTGATGACAGTAAAAGTAAACGGCTTGAATTGCATCTGTGTGAGAAAGAGTTACTTGTTTGGAACGATGGATGCAAGTTCCGTGAAGAGGATGTACTCAGGATTAGTTCAGTCGGTTTTAGTGATAAGGATCTGACACAAATTGGCAATTTTGGCACTGGCTTCAAGGCGGTTTACAACTACACGGATCGCCCAGAAGTCTATTCTGGTGATGAACGTTTTTGCTTACCAGATCCTACGAGTATTTCTAAAACTTTCGAAGATTTCGCTTCTTCACCTTTGGTAGAAGGCGTTGATAGGGTCCCTCCAAGAATTGCAGAGTTGGTAGAAGAAGGTAGAACAGTCTTTCGTCTACCTTTCAAGGAGAACCTGCGTCAAGAAGACCTGACGCTCTTGAAAGATCAACTTCGTGAGTTATTGAAAAAGCGACCTTTGCTCTTTCTACCTCATCTTGAAACGATTCAATGGCATGATGTATGCAGCGGACAGGCAGGAACCTATTGCCGCTGTCAATATGGAAAGATACAAGGTGCTGACCAAGTTGAGTTAAAAGCATCAATGAATGGCGAGGTTCAAAAATCTGAGAGATTCCTCATTTTTTCCAAGAAATTTCAACCTCCACCAGATGTCATTGATGAACTTTTGCAAATAGAATATGATCCAGAACGACGGAAACGCATTCAAGAAACTGCGGATAAACTTCAACCTATTGAAGTCGCCTTCAAACTACAAGATGGTAAAATTATAGCAATGGATAATTGTGTATTATTTGCCTACCTTTCGACTGAAAAGGAAACTCATCTGCGATTTTTCATTCAGGCACGCTATCAAACGAATCCTGCTCGTAACGATATTGAAAAAACGGAGCAGAATCCATGGAACAGATGGCTGGTGAAAGAAACAGCAGGATTTCTTCCTGAAATTTTGGAACAGTTGAAGGCAAGCGATTTACTTGAACCAGCGTTCTTTAACGTAGTACCTTTGAACGAAGATAATGTGCCAAGTGAATTTTTACCTATTGCTGAGGCACTCCAAAAAGCGATGCAGGAAAGAGCGTTTGTACCGACACAAAGCGGAGGATATGCCAAAGCTGAAAGTGTGTTTCATGTTAACAGTAAAGGTGTTACCATCCCGCGCGGCATAGAGTATAGATACGCAAAAGCTCAGAACGTGTACTACCCCGATGACGAAATCCTGCGACAATTGATTGAAAATAATTGGTTGCATTCTGAGAGTGATTGGTTACACCCTGAGATCCAAGATACAGAAGAGTTTCGCCGGTGTTTCAAAGTTATGCAAGAGGCAGGCGTAAAATCAGTAGATATCAGTCGGATTTTGGGACGGTTAGAAGAACAAGGTTCTGATTGGTGGAAGGAGCAACCCAACAAATGGCTGCATTTCTTGTATACCTATTTGAAAGATCAAGGAACCCAATTGGATCGAATAAAGAAACTGCCATTGATTCGACTTGAAAATGGGCGACATGTGCGTGCCAGCGAGGCATTCTTTCCGCCAGAAACAGATGAAGAATATGAAGAAATTGCTCCTTTCCTTGATGAGTTGCCCATCCTTCAGTCAACCCTGCTTCAAGGAGAAAAAGGGCATGACATCAAATCTTTCCTCGAGAAGCTCGGCGTTAGGGGTTTAGATCCTCAAGAGATGATTGGCAAATGGATTCTCCCGCAATATTCTCGGTGTGACAAACCCTCTAAAGAACAAAATCGCTTGCATGTCCGTTATATTTTCAAGGTTTGGGACAAACTTGACAAATATGAGCATAGGCAGTTGAAGGCAGAACTCTGCGGGACTCCAATCTTAAGAGCTTATAACAACGGTCAACCAGAAACCTATGATTTTGTAAAACCTTACGATGCGTATCTACCGGAAGCCTACACAGGTGATACTCACTTGGAAACCTATTTTTCAGTCTCCGATAATGATGTATGGTTTGTAGATAGTGGATATCTGGATGGCAACTCTAATGCAAAAGAATGGATCCAATTTTTGAAAGCGATTGGTGCTATGGATACGCCGCCGGTTGTGGAAAAGAAAATTCTTGCCAATGATGAAAACCAACAAGAATTTACCAAAAAACTTGAGGAGAGAGGAGTTAAGAGACGACATTGTACCCAAGAATATATTAAAGACTTTTACTTCCATGGCCTGCCGGAAATATTGGCCAAGATAAGTAATCACAGCGAAGTAAACTTGTCGCGGGGGATCTGGTATCTGTTGATTAAAGCAGTAAAATCAAGATCGTCAAGCGAATCGGCGCGCGATGCGTTCTTTCAAGGTGACTATTATCACTTTTATTACAGTTGGAAACAACCGATTCCTTTTGATGCAAGATTCTACCGTCAACTCAAGGAAACTGGTTGGCTGCCTGACGAACACGGTAAACTGCATAAGCCTTCTGAACTGTTTGCTCCAACTGATGAGAATCGTAGGGTATTAGGTGATAATATGCGTTACTTACACCCGGATTTCGATGTTAGCACACAAACTGCCCAATGGTTGGCTAAGAAATTGAAAATCGCTCTGGAGCCAAAGATAGAAAATGTAATGAACAGCCTCCGAACCTTGAGCAATACAAAAGTGAGCATGGAAGAGGTTGAACCACTTTATCGTTTTCTTAATCAACAGGGATACCGCTTATTTACCTCTACCACTGATGGAGGAGGGACTGAAGAATTCAAACAAAAACCCCTTATCTTTACGCCTAATCCAGAGTCGCGCTGGTGGCGAACAGATGAGGTGTTTTGGGAGGATAAGAGCGAGGTCCTTGAAAGTGATCATCGTTGTCTTAAAGCACATTACCCAGCAACCCTCAAATCTTTTTTCAAAAATACTCTCCGAGTTTCGGAGCAAGCATCTCAACGAGATTACGCTCATCGCATTCAAGAGATTGCAGAAAATCCAGAGCAAGCTGCGGACAAGAAGGTGCGTGAACGCCTTCGAAGGCTTTACAAGTTTCTAACTTCCGAGTGGCAAAAAGACGAATGGAAGAAAATAATATATGACGATAAATGCTGGCTCGGCAAAAGGGGAAAGGAGTGGGGGTTTTTCACCCGACAAGAGTTAGTTTTGAAAGATCATCCCCATATTGGTGAGATTTTTGAAGGCGAGGTACCTTTTTGGACATTTGACGATGATTTGTCGAGTCTTGCTTCGACTCTGAAGATAGAAGGGTGCTCTCAGGCACAACTCAAATCCCACCCGGAGGGAGATCCAGAAGAAGACCCAGATTGGTCAGAGAGGGTGCGAAACCTACATCCTTATATTTATGCCTTCCTCAAGTCCCCGCGCCTTTCTGAAGAACCTGAAAAAGAAAAACTTGCGGGGGTTTTGGAGCAAGTGTCAGTTTGCCGCGTTAAGGAAGTAAAAGGGACATATAACTTGAAAGGGATTCCTGTTACTGATTCGGATCCGCGTCTGAGTTTTTTGGATGAACAGGAAGCGAAACTCTGGTTAGGATTAGAGGCACACAAAGATGAATATGCTGAGCTTATTGGCGATGCTTTGCAGGATTACTTTGGTATCAAAGTACTGGGTAAATTTGTTGAGGATTTGCTGACACCGACAAAAAAACGAGACAGGGTTCTCTCTAATTGGAAAAGAAGAGGTCTTGATACCAAATTTCTCAATGAAGATCCTAAAGATAATGAGGAAAAACAGATAGAGGCTCTTGATGAGAAACGCCCTGATGTGCCTAACAGTGAAGACGTTGATCCTGCAGTTGATGAATCCAATATGAGAATTCCAACGGACAATGAGGATCATTATACCGTAGCAGCGGGAGTAGATGATTCTGGAGACCATTTCTCTAACGATGGAAGCACGGATGCTACAGCAGATGGATATGAGGTCGAAACGCCGATGGATAGCGAAGAACCTGAAATAGGTAAAGTAGATAGCAATTCAACCTTAGAGGACTCTGAAACCCTTGTAGATTTGCCATCTGATATGGAAACTCTGACTACAACCAGAATCTCTACTACCCAAACAACTGACGATGGATCTGAACATGAAATACCAGAGATCAACGAGAATCCTAAAATAGGCAGCGGAGATCCTAATTCAACAACAAAGGGATCTGGGACCGGAACGTATAATCCATTCCGGACGAGCAGGACAAGTCGATCCGGTGGGCATTCACTGAATACATCCAACAATAGAGAAAGTAGTGGCGGTGGTCACGGCGGTAGCGGTGGCGGTGGTGAAGGTCAAGAGCATGAGAATTTAAAGAAAGACTTAGCAAATAATCCCTCCCAATTGGGTGAAGGATTGGAACTGATTAAAATTGAGTATACATTCGGGTCAGGTGATAGGGTAGATGTTTTGCTAAAGGATAGTTCTGAGAACCCTGTAACTGTAGAAGTAGAAACTGGATTTTCGTCTGGAACCGGCAGGTATGTTGGGGTCTGGCAAGCTGTGAAGTATAAACATCTTGCAGCTGTCAAATATAGCTTGCCATGTGAACAGGTCCGCAGCATACTTGCAGCACCAGAAATTCCTGAAGACGTTAAGAAGAAATGTGAGGAACTGGGAATCGAACCCATTGAGGTGTCGCAGGAATAG
- a CDS encoding DNA cytosine methyltransferase, producing the protein MKFIDLFAGCGGMTLGFQNAGFEAVAAFDNWEPAIQVYRANFEHNIHKLDLSNWQESLTTLNAYQFNMIIGGPPCQDFSHAGKRNENLGRADLTISFAQIVAHIKPQWFVMENVDRTVKSQRYRQAGEILREAGYSLTQRILDANQCGVPQKRKRLFLIGELGLSISADSRALASYLDNGLTTQPMSVRDYLGDDLDITHYYRHPRNYSRRAVFSIDEPSPTVRGVNRPIPKTYKMHPKDTAPISESVRPLTTLERSYLQTFPKGFYFAGSKTDLEQMIGNAVPVKQAEYIARCIDAYISEKDVRLDPTKQKSVQLLLFRESE; encoded by the coding sequence ATGAAGTTCATCGATCTCTTCGCGGGGTGTGGTGGCATGACGCTCGGATTCCAAAATGCCGGGTTTGAAGCCGTTGCCGCCTTTGATAACTGGGAGCCAGCCATTCAGGTCTATCGTGCTAACTTTGAACATAACATACACAAACTTGATCTCAGCAATTGGCAAGAAAGTCTAACGACCTTAAACGCGTATCAGTTTAACATGATTATTGGAGGTCCGCCCTGTCAGGATTTTTCGCATGCGGGTAAACGGAACGAAAATTTAGGACGGGCAGATCTGACTATAAGTTTCGCACAGATTGTTGCACACATAAAACCGCAATGGTTTGTGATGGAAAACGTAGACAGAACTGTGAAAAGTCAACGGTATCGGCAAGCAGGTGAGATTCTTAGAGAGGCAGGATATTCGCTGACGCAGCGAATTTTGGATGCCAACCAGTGCGGTGTTCCTCAAAAACGGAAGCGCCTTTTTCTCATCGGTGAATTGGGACTATCTATCTCCGCTGATAGCAGAGCTCTTGCGAGTTATCTGGATAACGGCCTGACAACTCAACCAATGAGTGTGCGAGATTACTTGGGAGATGACCTTGACATCACCCACTATTACCGACACCCCCGCAACTACAGTCGCCGTGCTGTCTTTAGTATTGACGAACCGAGTCCAACGGTAAGAGGCGTTAACCGTCCTATTCCCAAAACGTATAAAATGCATCCAAAAGATACTGCCCCAATTTCAGAAAGCGTCCGTCCGCTCACTACCTTAGAAAGAAGTTATCTCCAAACCTTTCCAAAAGGTTTCTATTTCGCTGGATCGAAAACCGATTTGGAGCAGATGATTGGAAATGCAGTGCCGGTAAAGCAAGCAGAATACATCGCACGTTGCATTGACGCATATATCTCGGAAAAGGATGTCCGTTTAGATCCAACCAAGCAAAAATCCGTTCAATTGCTCCTGTTCCGAGAATCAGAATAA